CCTTGGAAAGCAATTGTGAATCTTCGCCAGAGGGAGTAGACTTTACTAAGAAACCAACATTTCCCAAAAACATCAGAAGTAACAAGGCTGAGTGTAATTCTGAATCCTCAAAAAAGTCACCAATGGAGGAAATTGATAGCAATCTTAACAATCCGAATAATTTATCATCTAAAGTCATTTTTAACCCCTTTgttgaacaaaataatgatacTACAACAACATTGCTGAATaatgaactttttcagGGCCCATCACTATCCGAAGAAGTTACAGATTGGTTTGGTGCTAGTGAAGATATTGGACTTGGATTTGTAGAGCCATGGACAGAACTTATTGAACAACGCTACATGCAATGTGGAGATGGTGATATTAATAACTTTGAAAACTTATATAATTTATTTGTGAATAGTAATGACATCGATAATGACATTGGTAGTTCAAGGCCGATAACACGTAAATAATGGGAAAGgaagaatattattatcCAGAAGAAAACCAACTGCTCTtgtcattaaaaaaatacttatACATAGAGTCCGAAGTTACCGAAAAATTGTTTATAACTCTTCATATTCATTGAGACCGTTTTTAATCatgcttttattttgattgcTCAACTCAATCAGCTACTTATTCATTGGTGCAGGGTAGTTTGTCTAAAGAATGGTTATCtattaaacaaaaaatggaGCCAGATTAATTGGATCTGTTAAATATACATTAAACATCTTACGCATgctaaaaaatgaaatatgaGAAATGTGGCGTGAAAACACCAACCCacccaaaaaaagaaaagtaatgCTAAGATATTGAGAGCAATGAAAGtcagaaagaaaacaaagttTATAAGTTTCATTGCAAttaattttcattattgccCCGGGCCTTTTGGGTTTTGTAGTAACAGGGCGCATATATTACTTGAGTGATAAATTTTCCCTCATACCTTGTAGTACAAGCTACGCTAATTATCTCATCTCTGATACTGCTTGTCAATAGATGATTCAAATTCACGTGAGGAATAATGTGGTTTATTGCACCTTCATCCCTATCATGCGGTTCTGAATTTGGGTTGCTTTGGTTTAGGATTTTGTTCAAATAAGATGAATTCAGGTATATTGGTAGATCAGGGATTGGGTATCTACTTAAAAATACCGTCTCTGCTGTTTCTGCATCAATGTTACCGCCTTGCTGTAAAGTAGCAAATAAGTCATCTTGGTTACAGTCAACAACTTTATACGTAAAGCTGGGTTGTTCTTGCGGTGACGAATCCCTGGATTCTCTTATTACGGAAGTCGTACCGCCATCGGCTATATTAAATAAATTTGGAATTTCATTCGAATATTCTAATTTTTCAGGTTTGATCTCGGCCATTAAATCCAAACTACTTGCTTTCAAACGTACAAATGAGTCACGCATATTTACTGAACTTGACCTACTTAAGCCTCTATAATCCGAAAACGGTGTACTGGGCCTTTCAACACCCTTGGCGGAATAGTATGAGGATTTTCgagaggaagaagaaaatctcTTGAGTTCTGGCCTTATGGGTGATTCTTCCTCTAGTACTGGCTCCACTTGTGATCCCAAATCTGCTTCATTTCTAAACGGCTCGATCGTGTGGTAACCGGGCAATACTTCAAACCAGTTGACAAAATTGCCTTCTGAATCAGTAGCTGTAGGAAGATAGTTTGAGTGAGTCAATAAGCCATTGATGGAGAATTGTAGTCTATAAATTCCAGGAGGCAAGAATAGATCCGGAAAAAACCATTCCTTATGCACATTATCATAAACCATACGGATCCTTGGATTTAATTGCTTTTCCGAGTCCAAGCTTGCGCTCTCATCCGCATCAACTTCTCTCTGTTCTTTAAGAGCAGAAGCAATATCATTACTTACTATAGAGACTTCTGTGGTTACGGCCATGTTGCTGTAATTCTTCCATTTTAAAATCACTAGAGTGCTTTCTGCGGAGtttgttgaagatattgaagacATACTTGACATTGAATTTGAAGGATGCGACATTTCTCTATGCTGCGGTGCAGAATATTGACTTTCATTGTCGTTAATAATTGGATGTAATGGGTGCAAAGGTTGTAAATTTAAACTGTTTGTTAAGATACTCTTTTTCGATTGTAAAGAATGCAAAGAAGCAAATGATGATCTTCTGGAGTTTGAAACCGACTtgagttttttattttgcaCTTTCTTCGTCTTAGTCTGGTGCTTGTTTAAATCTCTTTCCATTAGAGTTTTATCACCGTAtaacttcatcatcattttaGCTGTAGCAGATATAGGTACGTTAGAATTATCATTAAAGCTTCCTGAGTCTTCCTTGTTACGAATGTTATTTTCACTACTACTAtagttattattattatttgaattttcgATAGTACATGTTGAATTAGAGGAATTTGCTCTTGAAAGACGTTGCATATCCTTTTTTAAAGCATTTTGTAAAAGAGATTGGTTTAAAACCATATCCTCGCTCTGTAGTACACCCGCCTCTGCATCTATGTTATCACTATTCTTCTCTTTACCTGCCTGTGAGTTCCCAGAAAATGTTGGGTCAGGGCTAAGATACTGATATTGATATGCATGGATAGATGGTTTCTTTGAGTAAGCCGGCTTTAAAGGAGTATCAATGGAATCCATTTTGGTCAAAGGAGGCATTGAAGCTGAGTGCACCGATGAAGACCTTGTTGGGGAAGGGGAAGCAGTAGCTGAATTTTCTAAAAGAGTTTTCTTCAGTGCAATAATACTTGAGCGATGTCTCTCATGGCGTGGGTGGTTGGTTCGTCCGTCTTCTGTTGCTTCGTCAACCGTGGTATAATTTGAAGTAGATAAATTTTCTAGGTCACTCTTGGTTTGTTTAACAGTGGCCATTGATGGACCTGGACTCAAGAATGATGGTGATTTCACCTGTTCTTCAGGCGCACCCACATCGTGATCATCAATTAAAGATAAATTAGCCAGCGTGGTATCGTTTCCATCCGCGGTATTGTTCAAAGAATAATCCTTCTTAAACAAAAGGGAAGGTTCCTTATCAATAGTAGTATCATCGTTAACGCTATCATCACAATCTGTTACTGAATCGTGAGATGCAAGTAGCTGCATTCTAGAAGGAATGGTGCCATTATGACCGCTAGTATGACTAACGTGTCTTTTATGAATACTTTTTCTATTGTTAAACAATTGAGAGGTTATGCTCCCCTGACGATCTTTATTAAATGTTTCATGAAAATGATATCCATGTTCCTTTTTGGTTGAATGCGATGGATCCTGAGTAGAAGGACTGTTCCCCATGATGGCAGCAACTTAAATTAATATGACAGTTCCACTTTCCAAGAGACCGGTCCCCAcgcaaaaaataaaaggaaaagaaaagctaaGTAGCAAGCTGTTTTATCTAGATATTCTCTTTTACCCGATATACTGACCATTGTTAATTGCTAGTATTATCTCTTTCATTGAAAGACaataggaaaaaaacaaaagtgaAAGGGTCTTGTCATCGTCACTAGTGATATAATTTCACAATTCGTCCCACACAGTACTATATATACTATACACATGTGCTACAAAAGTTGTTTGACCAAGGTAGTTTGTAGGTCATGAGCTCTCACTACGATTTCACAATCATCAGTAAATTCT
The Saccharomyces mikatae IFO 1815 strain IFO1815 genome assembly, chromosome: 4 genome window above contains:
- the SIP1 gene encoding Sip1p (similar to Saccharomyces cerevisiae SIP1 (YDR422C); ancestral locus Anc_5.527) is translated as MGNSPSTQDPSHSTKKEHGYHFHETFNKDRQGSITSQLFNNRKSIHKRHVSHTSGHNGTIPSRMQLLASHDSVTDCDDSVNDDTTIDKEPSLLFKKDYSLNNTADGNDTTLANLSLIDDHDVGAPEEQVKSPSFLSPGPSMATVKQTKSDLENLSTSNYTTVDEATEDGRTNHPRHERHRSSIIALKKTLLENSATASPSPTRSSSVHSASMPPLTKMDSIDTPLKPAYSKKPSIHAYQYQYLSPDPTFSGNSQAGKEKNSDNIDAEAGVLQSEDMVLNQSLLQNALKKDMQRLSRANSSNSTCTIENSNNNNNYSSSENNIRNKEDSGSFNDNSNVPISATAKMMMKLYGDKTLMERDLNKHQTKTKKVQNKKLKSVSNSRRSSFASLHSLQSKKSILTNSLNLQPLHPLHPIINDNESQYSAPQHREMSHPSNSMSSMSSISSTNSAESTLVILKWKNYSNMAVTTEVSIVSNDIASALKEQREVDADESASLDSEKQLNPRIRMVYDNVHKEWFFPDLFLPPGIYRLQFSINGLLTHSNYLPTATDSEGNFVNWFEVLPGYHTIEPFRNEADLGSQVEPVLEEESPIRPELKRFSSSSRKSSYYSAKGVERPSTPFSDYRGLSRSSSVNMRDSFVRLKASSLDLMAEIKPEKLEYSNEIPNLFNIADGGTTSVIRESRDSSPQEQPSFTYKVVDCNQDDLFATLQQGGNIDAETAETVFLSRYPIPDLPIYLNSSYLNKILNQSNPNSEPHDRDEGAINHIIPHVNLNHLLTSSIRDEIISVACTTRYEGKFITQVIYAPCYYKTQKARGNNEN